Proteins encoded within one genomic window of Thunnus maccoyii chromosome 22, fThuMac1.1, whole genome shotgun sequence:
- the LOC121889974 gene encoding protein PFF0380w-like codes for MNYNHHSLYYYTTKDNHFFLDNYTTNHNTQQYIYYTKFNICPLYNCKCNHFFFDNYTTNHNTQQYIYYTKFNNHPLYNCKCNHFFFDNYTTNHNTQQHIYYTNFNKRLLYNCNQFLFDNYTTDCNTQQYIYYTKFSKCLLYNCKCNQFFFDNYTTNHNTQLYIYYTKFNKRLIYNCKCNQFFFDNYTTNHNTQRYIYYTKFNKRLLYNCKCNHFFFNNCTTHCNTQQYIYYTKFNKCPLYNCKCNHFFFDNYTTNHNTQQHIYYTNFNKRLLYNCNQFFFDNYTADCNTQQYIYYTKFNKRLFYNCKCNQFFFDNYTTNHNTQQYIYYTKFNKRLLYNCKCNQFFFNNCTTHCNTQQYIHYTKFNKCLLYNCKCNQFFFSNCTTDRNTKQYIYYTKFNKSTFSCFTSRHNSRHLKQLCCRSEYEDFLFIFTI; via the exons atgaat TACAACCACCATTCCCTCTACTACTACACCACAAAAGACAACCACTTTTTCTTGGACAACTACACCACAAACCACAACACCCAACAATACATCTACTACACAAAGTTCAACATATGTCCCCTCTACAACTGCAAGTGCAACCACTTTTTCTTCGACAACTACACCACAAACCACAACACCCAACAATACATCTACTACACAAAGTTTAACAATCATCCCCTCTACAACTGCAAGTGCAACCACTTTTTCTTCGACAACTACACCACAAACCACAACACTCAACAACACATCTACTACACAAACTTCAACAAACGTCTCCTCTACAACTGCAACCAATTTTTATTCGACAACTACACCACAGACTGCAACACCCAACAATACATCTACTACACAAAGTTCAGCAAATGTCTCCTCTACAACTGCAAGTGCAACCAATTTTTCTTCGACAACTACACCACAAACCACAACACCCAACTATACATCTACTACACAAAGTTCAATAAACGTCTCATCTACAACTGCAAGTGCAACCAATTTTTCTTCGACAACTACACCACAAACCACAACACCCAACGATACATCTACTACACAAAGTTCAACAAACGTCTCCTCTACAACTGCAAGTGCAACCACTTTTTCTTCAACAACTGCAccacacactgcaacacacaacaATACATCTACTACACAAAGTTCAACAAATGTCCCCTCTACAACTGCAAGTGCAACCACTTTTTCTTCGACAACTACACCACAAACCACAACACTCAACAACACATCTACTACACAAACTTCAACAAACGTCTCCTCTACAACTGCAACCAATTTTTCTTCGACAACTACACCGCAGATTGCAACACCCAACAATACATCTACTACACAAAGTTCAACAAACGTCTCTTCTACAACTGCAAGTGCAACCAATTTTTCTTCGACAACTACACCACAAACCACAACACCCAACAATACATCTACTACACAAAGTTCAACAAACGTCTCCTCTACAACTGCAAGTGCAACCAATTTTTCTTCAACAACTGCAccacacactgcaacacacaacaATACATCCACTACACAAAGTTCAACAAATGTCTCCTCTACAACTGCAAGTGCAACCAATTTTTCTTCAGCAACTGCACCACAGACCGCAACACCAAACAATACATCTATTACACAAAGTTCAATAAGTCCACATTCAGTTGCTTCACCTCAAGACACAACTCTCGACATCTCAAACAACT TTGTTGTAGGTCTGAATATGAGgatttcctcttcatcttcactATCTGA
- the LOC121888884 gene encoding mucin-17-like isoform X1, with translation MLHLLLLLLLLVCSSQASHFYGTVMTYYPKNTHADGSVTVVVRYKSNSHSCTKEAWTCLSGNCGNESLVTGNIDEESGAWCQTEGISTRLVPSNAPFQLVLAGNSWINNTKNNIEYWRAVTLVELRNRSDTGQANTSPQTTILPVARVPSNCLRDFNLLAFDPDGDEVKCRYGNDTLQECNPCTPPSVLNLSSSCTLSFSPTSSSNEGAYVVQLVMEDFPRETIKLIQTNGSQEVKTTSNAISKIPVQFALKVDPVVPSCTEGIYLPKFLPPTPANRAQLYTPASQTLEIRINAQANNSTISELLFSGPHNIDETTLGTGQFILRWTPSESENGKSYPVCFVVQAKLNSAKYHSEFRCVIVTVGTEPITTTPTKSTTIIPSTTTPQKTTTFSWTTTPQTTTPNDISTTQSSTNVPSTTASATTFSSTTTPQTTTPNDTSTTQSLTNVPSTTASATNFSSTTAPQTATPNNTSTTQSSTNVSSTTASATNFSSATAPQTATLNNTSTTQTSTNVSSTTATNFSSTTTTQITTPNNTSTTQSLTNIPSTTASATTFSSTTTPQTTTPNDTSTTQSSTNVPSTTASATNFSSATAPQTATLNNTSTTQTSTNVSSTTATNFSSTTTTQITTPNNTSTTQSLTNIPSTTASATTFSSTTTPQTTTPNDTSTTQSSTNVPSTTASATNFSSATAPQTATPNNTSITQSSTSPHSVAKPQDTTLNISNNFVVGLNMRISSSSPLSEDYIRNTVIQQLKDELVRRGLPSDISLRLVSSMKLEVSNTTAGGSL, from the exons ATGTTGcaccttctgctgctgctgctgctgctggtttgcAGCTCCCAGGCCAGTCATTTTTATGGGACAGTGATGACCTACTACCCAAAAAACACTCACGCAGATGGATCTGTCACG GTGGTAGTTCGCTATAAGTCAAACTCTCACTCTTGCACAAAAGAAGCGTGGACGTGCCTCAGCGGGAATTGTGGAAATGAGAGCTTAGTGACGGGCAACATCGACGAGGAGAGCGGTGCATGGTGTCAGACAGAGGGAATCTCAACTCGGCTGGTTCCCAGCAACGCTCCGTTTCAGCTGGT GTTGGCGGGCAATAGCTGGATAAACAATACTAAAAATAACATTGAATATTGGAGAGCTGTGACTCTGGTGGAACTGAGGAACCGGTCAGACACCGGCCAAGCCAACACATCACCACAGACTACCATACTGCCTGTTGCGAG aGTTCCTTCAAACTGTCTGAGAGATTTCAACCTTTTGGCGTTCGACCCTGATGGAGATGAGGTTAAATGCAGATATGGAAATGACACATTACAAGAGTGTAACCCCTGCACACCACCGTCTGTTCTCAACCTCTCATCA TCTTGTACTCTGTCATTCAGCCCCACCAGTAGCAGTAATGAAGGTGCGTACGTCGTGCAGCTGGTGATGGAGGACTTTCCCAGAGAGACGATCAAACTGATTCAAACCAATGGTTCACAGGAGGTGAAAACTACCAGCAATGCTATCAGCAAAATACCTGTCCAGTTTGCATTAAAGG TGGATCCTGTGGTGCCATCCTGCACAGAGGGGATCTACCTGCCCAAGTTCCTGCCTCCAACCCCAGCCAACAGAGCTCAACTGTACACCCCTGCCAGTCAGACCCTGGAAATCAGAATCAATGCACAAGCAAATAACTCCAC GATCTCTGAGCTGCTGTTCAGCGGGCCACACAACATAGATGAGACTACATTGGGAACAGGACAGTTCATCCTGAGATGGACACCGTCTGAgagtgaaaatggaaaaagctACCCTGTCTGTTTTGTCGTCCAGGCAAAGTTGAA TTCAGCCAAATATCACTCGGAGTTTAGATGTGTCATTGTGACCGTTGGAACTG AACCAATAACTACTACACCAACTAAAAGTACAACCATCATTCCCTCTACTACTACACCACAAAAGACAACCACTTTTTCTTGGACAACTACACCACAAACCACAACACCCAATGATATATCTACTACACAAAGTTCAACAAATGTCCCCTCTACAACTGCAAGTGCAACCACTTTTTCTTCGACAACTACACCACAAACCACAACACCCAATGATACATCTACTACACAAAGTTTAACAAACGTCCCCTCTACAACTGCAAGTGCAACCAATTTTTCTTCAACAACTGCACCACAGACTGCAACACCCAACAATACATCTACAACACAAAGTTCAACAAATGTCTCCTCTACAACTGCAAGTGCAACCAATTTTTCTTCAGCAACTGCACCACAGACCGCAACACTCAACAACACATCTACTACACAAACTTCAACAAACGTCTCCTCTACAACTGCAACCAATTTTTCTTCGACAACTACAACACAAATCACAACACCCAACAATACATCTACTACACAAAGTTTAACAAACATCCCCTCTACAACTGCAAGTGCAACCACTTTTTCTTCGACAACTACACCACAAACCACAACACCCAATGATACATCTACTACACAAAGTTCAACAAACGTCCCCTCTACAACTGCAAGTGCAACCAATTTTTCTTCAGCAACTGCACCACAGACCGCAACACTCAACAACACATCTACTACACAAACTTCAACAAACGTCTCCTCTACAACTGCAACCAATTTTTCTTCGACAACTACAACACAAATCACAACACCCAACAATACATCTACTACACAAAGTTTAACAAACATCCCCTCTACAACTGCAAGTGCAACCACTTTTTCTTCGACAACTACACCACAAACCACAACACCCAATGATACATCTACTACACAAAGTTCAACAAACGTCCCCTCTACAACTGCAAGTGCAACCAATTTTTCTTCAGCAACTGCACCACAGACCGCAACACCAAACAATACATCTATTACACAAAGTTCAACAAGTCCACATTCAGTTGCTAAACCTCAAGACACAACTCTCAACATCTCAAACAACT TTGTTGTAGGTCTGAATATGAGGATTTCCTCTTCATCTCCACTATCTGAGGACTACATCAGAAATACTGTCATACAGCAG CTTAAGGATGAACTGGTGAGACGTGGGCTGCCATCAGACATCTCTCTACGCCTGGTGAGCAGCATGAAGCTGGAAGTCAGCAACACAACTGCTGGTGGTTCATTGTGA
- the LOC121888884 gene encoding mucin-5AC-like isoform X2, translating to MLHLLLLLLLLVCSSQASHFYGTVMTYYPKNTHADGSVTVVVRYKSNSHSCTKEAWTCLSGNCGNESLVTGNIDEESGAWCQTEGISTRLVPSNAPFQLVVPSNCLRDFNLLAFDPDGDEVKCRYGNDTLQECNPCTPPSVLNLSSSCTLSFSPTSSSNEGAYVVQLVMEDFPRETIKLIQTNGSQEVKTTSNAISKIPVQFALKVDPVVPSCTEGIYLPKFLPPTPANRAQLYTPASQTLEIRINAQANNSTISELLFSGPHNIDETTLGTGQFILRWTPSESENGKSYPVCFVVQAKLNSAKYHSEFRCVIVTVGTEPITTTPTKSTTIIPSTTTPQKTTTFSWTTTPQTTTPNDISTTQSSTNVPSTTASATTFSSTTTPQTTTPNDTSTTQSLTNVPSTTASATNFSSTTAPQTATPNNTSTTQSSTNVSSTTASATNFSSATAPQTATLNNTSTTQTSTNVSSTTATNFSSTTTTQITTPNNTSTTQSLTNIPSTTASATTFSSTTTPQTTTPNDTSTTQSSTNVPSTTASATNFSSATAPQTATLNNTSTTQTSTNVSSTTATNFSSTTTTQITTPNNTSTTQSLTNIPSTTASATTFSSTTTPQTTTPNDTSTTQSSTNVPSTTASATNFSSATAPQTATPNNTSITQSSTSPHSVAKPQDTTLNISNNFVVGLNMRISSSSPLSEDYIRNTVIQQLKDELVRRGLPSDISLRLVSSMKLEVSNTTAGGSL from the exons ATGTTGcaccttctgctgctgctgctgctgctggtttgcAGCTCCCAGGCCAGTCATTTTTATGGGACAGTGATGACCTACTACCCAAAAAACACTCACGCAGATGGATCTGTCACG GTGGTAGTTCGCTATAAGTCAAACTCTCACTCTTGCACAAAAGAAGCGTGGACGTGCCTCAGCGGGAATTGTGGAAATGAGAGCTTAGTGACGGGCAACATCGACGAGGAGAGCGGTGCATGGTGTCAGACAGAGGGAATCTCAACTCGGCTGGTTCCCAGCAACGCTCCGTTTCAGCTGGT aGTTCCTTCAAACTGTCTGAGAGATTTCAACCTTTTGGCGTTCGACCCTGATGGAGATGAGGTTAAATGCAGATATGGAAATGACACATTACAAGAGTGTAACCCCTGCACACCACCGTCTGTTCTCAACCTCTCATCA TCTTGTACTCTGTCATTCAGCCCCACCAGTAGCAGTAATGAAGGTGCGTACGTCGTGCAGCTGGTGATGGAGGACTTTCCCAGAGAGACGATCAAACTGATTCAAACCAATGGTTCACAGGAGGTGAAAACTACCAGCAATGCTATCAGCAAAATACCTGTCCAGTTTGCATTAAAGG TGGATCCTGTGGTGCCATCCTGCACAGAGGGGATCTACCTGCCCAAGTTCCTGCCTCCAACCCCAGCCAACAGAGCTCAACTGTACACCCCTGCCAGTCAGACCCTGGAAATCAGAATCAATGCACAAGCAAATAACTCCAC GATCTCTGAGCTGCTGTTCAGCGGGCCACACAACATAGATGAGACTACATTGGGAACAGGACAGTTCATCCTGAGATGGACACCGTCTGAgagtgaaaatggaaaaagctACCCTGTCTGTTTTGTCGTCCAGGCAAAGTTGAA TTCAGCCAAATATCACTCGGAGTTTAGATGTGTCATTGTGACCGTTGGAACTG AACCAATAACTACTACACCAACTAAAAGTACAACCATCATTCCCTCTACTACTACACCACAAAAGACAACCACTTTTTCTTGGACAACTACACCACAAACCACAACACCCAATGATATATCTACTACACAAAGTTCAACAAATGTCCCCTCTACAACTGCAAGTGCAACCACTTTTTCTTCGACAACTACACCACAAACCACAACACCCAATGATACATCTACTACACAAAGTTTAACAAACGTCCCCTCTACAACTGCAAGTGCAACCAATTTTTCTTCAACAACTGCACCACAGACTGCAACACCCAACAATACATCTACAACACAAAGTTCAACAAATGTCTCCTCTACAACTGCAAGTGCAACCAATTTTTCTTCAGCAACTGCACCACAGACCGCAACACTCAACAACACATCTACTACACAAACTTCAACAAACGTCTCCTCTACAACTGCAACCAATTTTTCTTCGACAACTACAACACAAATCACAACACCCAACAATACATCTACTACACAAAGTTTAACAAACATCCCCTCTACAACTGCAAGTGCAACCACTTTTTCTTCGACAACTACACCACAAACCACAACACCCAATGATACATCTACTACACAAAGTTCAACAAACGTCCCCTCTACAACTGCAAGTGCAACCAATTTTTCTTCAGCAACTGCACCACAGACCGCAACACTCAACAACACATCTACTACACAAACTTCAACAAACGTCTCCTCTACAACTGCAACCAATTTTTCTTCGACAACTACAACACAAATCACAACACCCAACAATACATCTACTACACAAAGTTTAACAAACATCCCCTCTACAACTGCAAGTGCAACCACTTTTTCTTCGACAACTACACCACAAACCACAACACCCAATGATACATCTACTACACAAAGTTCAACAAACGTCCCCTCTACAACTGCAAGTGCAACCAATTTTTCTTCAGCAACTGCACCACAGACCGCAACACCAAACAATACATCTATTACACAAAGTTCAACAAGTCCACATTCAGTTGCTAAACCTCAAGACACAACTCTCAACATCTCAAACAACT TTGTTGTAGGTCTGAATATGAGGATTTCCTCTTCATCTCCACTATCTGAGGACTACATCAGAAATACTGTCATACAGCAG CTTAAGGATGAACTGGTGAGACGTGGGCTGCCATCAGACATCTCTCTACGCCTGGTGAGCAGCATGAAGCTGGAAGTCAGCAACACAACTGCTGGTGGTTCATTGTGA